The following are from one region of the Jeongeupia sp. USM3 genome:
- a CDS encoding GyrI-like domain-containing protein translates to MNAPVPNYIPVVSRQPHRLIPCPRLERAVDRMMRDLSSPLTLADLADAAHYSPWYLVRRFQNRYNTTPQAFLWKTRLETAASLLHWAPHLPIGEVARQVGFSSAATFSRAFHREFGFTPSAWRKGEPETRDWLKQTLGPKSYQPGGRIAGTDADYVWSFDEIAAKITVEEWPTMRCLYQREVGDYGCHLNEMWIQFGNFCHRNQLDKDFWYGLIWNDPGTTPAGRRRYDTAVRIEPGTRIPRGFGECRLHGGRWAVFSFTGPTDDIGPRWRDLMHVWFPRAGLTPDPARPRIERYRAHFGDGQIDLCLPVL, encoded by the coding sequence ATGAACGCCCCGGTTCCGAACTACATTCCCGTCGTGTCCCGTCAGCCGCACCGGTTGATCCCGTGCCCGCGACTGGAGCGTGCGGTCGACCGGATGATGCGCGATCTCTCGTCGCCGCTGACGCTGGCCGATCTCGCCGACGCGGCGCACTACTCGCCGTGGTACCTGGTCCGCCGCTTCCAGAACCGCTACAACACGACGCCGCAGGCCTTCCTGTGGAAAACCCGGCTCGAGACCGCCGCATCGCTGCTGCACTGGGCGCCGCATCTGCCGATCGGCGAGGTTGCGCGCCAGGTCGGTTTCTCGTCGGCGGCGACGTTCAGCCGCGCCTTCCACCGCGAGTTCGGTTTTACCCCGAGCGCCTGGCGCAAGGGCGAACCCGAAACGCGAGACTGGCTCAAGCAGACGCTCGGCCCCAAGAGTTACCAGCCCGGCGGCCGGATCGCCGGGACCGACGCCGATTACGTCTGGTCGTTCGACGAGATCGCCGCGAAAATCACAGTCGAGGAATGGCCGACGATGCGCTGCCTGTACCAGCGCGAGGTCGGCGACTATGGTTGCCACCTGAACGAGATGTGGATCCAGTTCGGCAACTTCTGCCACCGCAACCAGCTCGACAAGGACTTCTGGTACGGGCTGATCTGGAACGACCCCGGCACGACCCCGGCAGGCCGGCGCCGCTACGACACCGCAGTGCGGATCGAACCCGGTACGCGGATCCCGCGCGGTTTCGGCGAATGCAGGCTGCACGGCGGCCGCTGGGCGGTGTTCAGCTTTACCGGCCCGACCGACGACATCGGCCCGCGCTGGCGCGACCTGATGCACGTGTGGTTCCCGCGCGCCGGGCTGACGCCCGATCCGGCAAGGCCGCGGATCGAACGTTACCGCGCCCACTTCGGCGACGGCCAGATCGACCTCTGTCTGCCGGTGCTGTGA
- a CDS encoding hydroxymethylpyrimidine/phosphomethylpyrimidine kinase has protein sequence MNAVPPLVLTFAANDPSGGAGVSADVLTLAALGCHALPVITALTVQDSTGLQEFQPVDPEWLHDQARYVLEDAEVDAIKVGLVGSIENLTVLAEIAADYPDVPLILDPVVPRTLGDEMAVDEYVGALRDLLVPHSLIVTTNQHGARLLASDDADEQEDLPLDAAANRIVQLGCEYVLITGSQAPTPKVVNALFSGNGRMRTDSWERLPGHFHGAGATLSAAIAGALANGVELGQAVRDAQEFTWQTLKNAFRPGMGRPLPDRMFWSRGEDGKD, from the coding sequence ATGAATGCCGTCCCTCCGCTCGTACTCACATTTGCCGCCAACGATCCGTCGGGCGGCGCCGGGGTATCGGCCGACGTGCTGACGCTGGCGGCGCTGGGCTGCCACGCCTTGCCGGTGATCACGGCGCTCACCGTGCAGGACAGCACCGGCTTGCAGGAGTTTCAGCCGGTCGACCCGGAATGGCTGCACGACCAGGCGCGCTACGTGCTCGAGGATGCCGAGGTCGACGCGATCAAGGTCGGCCTGGTCGGCAGCATCGAAAACCTGACCGTGCTCGCCGAGATCGCCGCCGATTACCCGGACGTACCGCTGATCCTCGACCCGGTCGTGCCGCGGACGCTCGGCGACGAGATGGCTGTCGACGAATATGTCGGCGCGCTGCGCGACCTGCTGGTGCCGCACTCGCTGATCGTCACGACCAACCAGCACGGTGCACGCCTGCTCGCCAGCGACGATGCCGACGAGCAGGAAGACCTGCCGCTCGACGCTGCCGCCAACCGCATCGTCCAGCTCGGCTGCGAGTATGTCCTGATCACCGGTTCGCAGGCGCCGACGCCCAAGGTCGTCAACGCGCTGTTCAGCGGCAACGGCCGGATGCGCACCGACAGCTGGGAGCGGCTGCCCGGCCATTTCCACGGTGCCGGCGCAACGCTGTCGGCGGCGATTGCCGGCGCGCTCGCCAACGGCGTCGAGCTCGGCCAGGCGGTGCGCGATGCACAGGAGTTCACCTGGCAGACGCTGAAAAACGCCTTCCGTCCCGGCATGGGCCGGCCGCTGCCGGACCGGATGTTCTGGAGCCGCGGCGAAGACGGCAAGGACTGA
- a CDS encoding rubredoxin: protein MKKYMCLICGFIYDEADGRPEDGIAPGTAWDDVPPNWTCPDCGARKDDFEMIEI, encoded by the coding sequence ATGAAAAAGTATATGTGTTTGATTTGCGGCTTTATTTATGACGAGGCCGATGGCCGCCCCGAAGACGGCATCGCCCCGGGTACCGCCTGGGACGACGTGCCGCCGAACTGGACCTGCCCGGATTGCGGCGCGCGCAAGGACGATTTCGAGATGATCGAGATCTGA
- a CDS encoding M48 family metallopeptidase, with product MKRQFSVLAVATAVLLGGCQQVSTTGAGATNITRKQSMSMLVSEKDVERMSAQAYVETLNKAKGGGKLNTDAAMTQRVRGIAARLIPQTAVFRPDAPGWKWEVNVEQSKQLNAYCMAGGKIMFYSGIITALKLSDDEIAQIMGHEIAHALREHARERMSSEANKQFTMQGISIVTNGKYDALLGLGDQLIAVGYTLPNSREHESEADVMGLELAARAGYKPQAAVTLWQKMAAASQGGSPEFLSTHPSSNTRIRDLQAQIPKVEPLYQTAAKQYGKR from the coding sequence ATGAAACGCCAATTTTCCGTGCTCGCCGTTGCCACCGCCGTGCTGCTCGGCGGCTGCCAGCAGGTCAGCACCACCGGCGCCGGCGCGACCAATATCACCCGCAAGCAGAGCATGAGCATGCTGGTGTCCGAGAAGGACGTCGAACGGATGTCCGCGCAGGCCTACGTCGAGACGCTGAACAAGGCCAAGGGCGGCGGCAAGCTCAATACCGACGCGGCGATGACGCAGCGCGTACGCGGCATCGCCGCCCGGCTGATTCCGCAGACCGCGGTGTTCCGGCCCGACGCGCCGGGCTGGAAGTGGGAAGTCAACGTCGAGCAGAGCAAGCAGCTGAACGCCTACTGCATGGCCGGCGGCAAGATCATGTTCTATTCGGGCATCATCACCGCGCTCAAGCTGTCCGACGACGAGATCGCCCAGATCATGGGCCACGAGATCGCCCACGCGCTGCGCGAACACGCACGCGAGCGGATGAGCAGCGAAGCCAACAAGCAATTCACGATGCAGGGGATCTCCATCGTTACCAACGGCAAATACGACGCGCTGCTCGGCCTGGGCGACCAGCTGATCGCCGTCGGCTACACGCTGCCTAACAGCCGCGAACACGAGTCCGAGGCCGACGTGATGGGGCTGGAGCTCGCCGCACGCGCCGGTTACAAGCCGCAGGCGGCGGTGACGCTGTGGCAGAAGATGGCCGCCGCGTCGCAGGGCGGTTCGCCCGAGTTCCTGTCGACCCACCCGTCGTCGAACACGCGGATCCGCGACCTGCAGGCACAGATCCCCAAGGTCGAGCCGCTGTACCAGACCGCGGCCAAACAGTACGGTAAACGCTGA
- a CDS encoding CopD family protein, which translates to MLWFKALHIIFVTSWFAGLFYLPRLFVNHAMATEPAEIARLALMEKKLLRFMTPLAVLALGFGLATWASYDFYAGPGWRWMHAKLTLVMLLIGYHGWCFKLCSDFAAGRNARSHRWYRVFNELPVLALFAIVILVVVKPF; encoded by the coding sequence ATGCTCTGGTTCAAGGCACTGCACATCATCTTCGTCACCAGCTGGTTCGCCGGGCTGTTCTATCTGCCGCGGCTGTTCGTCAACCACGCGATGGCGACCGAGCCTGCCGAAATTGCCCGGCTGGCGCTGATGGAAAAGAAGCTGTTGCGTTTCATGACGCCGCTGGCGGTACTGGCGCTCGGCTTCGGGCTCGCGACCTGGGCGAGCTACGACTTCTACGCCGGCCCGGGCTGGCGCTGGATGCACGCCAAGCTGACCCTGGTCATGCTGCTGATCGGCTACCACGGCTGGTGCTTCAAGCTCTGCAGCGATTTCGCCGCCGGCCGCAACGCGCGCAGCCACCGCTGGTACCGGGTGTTCAACGAGCTGCCGGTGCTGGCGCTGTTCGCCATCGTCATCCTCGTCGTCGTCAAACCCTTCTGA
- a CDS encoding CYTH domain-containing protein produces MAIEIERKFLLASDAWRSAVTTSTRIAQGYLCTDPERTVRVRLKGDAGFLTIKGKNQGIARAEFEYPVPQADAEAMLALCPNVLDKTRHLLSVGALLWEIDEFHGDNAGLIVAEVELDAVDATFERPGWLGAEVSADPRYYNSALSEKPYCRW; encoded by the coding sequence ATGGCGATCGAAATCGAACGCAAATTCCTGCTCGCCAGCGATGCCTGGCGCAGCGCCGTCACCACGTCGACGCGCATTGCCCAGGGCTATCTGTGCACCGATCCCGAACGCACCGTGCGCGTGCGCCTGAAAGGCGATGCGGGCTTCCTGACGATCAAGGGCAAGAACCAGGGCATCGCGCGCGCCGAGTTCGAATACCCGGTGCCGCAGGCCGACGCCGAGGCGATGCTGGCGCTGTGCCCGAACGTGCTCGACAAGACGCGGCACCTGCTCAGCGTCGGCGCGCTGCTGTGGGAAATCGACGAATTCCACGGCGACAATGCCGGGCTGATCGTCGCCGAAGTCGAACTCGACGCGGTCGACGCCACGTTCGAGCGGCCCGGCTGGCTCGGCGCCGAGGTCTCCGCCGACCCGCGCTATTACAACAGCGCGCTGTCAGAAAAGCCGTACTGCCGCTGGTGA